One window of Triticum dicoccoides isolate Atlit2015 ecotype Zavitan chromosome 5A, WEW_v2.0, whole genome shotgun sequence genomic DNA carries:
- the LOC119300862 gene encoding uncharacterized protein LOC119300862: MKISQSLAPESSCPRCRTSRVPAPSLNPKLRRRTPILDLNLHLTPTRCLPMITRFCFAARFPPPGVLPHVVPRRPTRPHAPPPLDPSPCCCGRGSRARKPGGSDGHWPPHIEVEGHDRFVTVVMRSALGVAASLADVAPGSTRAGASCAARSHMSNALISRRSVRNRPRAWRRRCGRRLQVVVPTWEYYQSVVFGKVAFVVTYRFWHESDGVVHARVCWCLSASWSPAPPFPAWSPLACMTRSSLMVCMFMDFWMYRVGYDHRIDAIAGVHHNHTACMPMASEQAPSALTVAVGLDGLREHHRLGQHPLSVATCVTLGLAQQWLVLAPLCLEDPKIPLDIVLL, encoded by the exons ATGAAAATTAGCCAGAGCCTCGCACCCGAATCCTCGTGCCCTCGATGCCGCACGAGTCGCGTACCTGCTCCCTCCCTCAATCCCAAGCTCCGCCGCCGCACCCCAATTCTCGATCTGAATCTTCATCTCACGCCGACGCGATGTCTCCCGATGATCACCAGATTTTGTTTCGCAGCTAGGTTTCCCCCTCCCGGCGTGCTCCCGCATGTTGTCCCTCGCCGCCCAACCCGCCCTCACGCACCACCTCCATTGGATCCGTCGCCTTGCTGCTGCGGGCgtggatcaagagcaaggaagccgGGAGGGAGCGATGGCCACTGGCCGCCTCACATCGAGGTTGAAGGCCATGACCGCTTTGTCACTGTCGTCATGCGCTCCGCGCTGGGAGTCGCCGCCTCTTTGGCCGATGTGGCGCCAGGGTCGACTCGGGCTGGAGCTTCCTGTGCGGCGAGAAGCCATATGTCTAATGCCCTGATCTCGCGCCGGAGCGTGCGCAATCGTCCTCGCGCGTGGAGGCGCAGATGCGGCCGTCGCCTCCAGGTTGTTG TTCCTACCTGGGAGTATTATCAGTCTGTTGTATTCGGCAAGGTAGCCTTTGTGGTCACATACCGATTCTGGCATGAGAGTGATGGTGTCGTTCATGCCCGAGTATGCTGGTGTCTCTCGGCATCCTGGAGTCCGGCACCGCCCTTTCCAGCTTGGTCACCGTTGGCATGCATGACGCGCTCCTCGCTTATGGTGTGCATGTTCATGGACTTTTGGATGTACAGGGTGGGCTATGATCATCGCATCGACGCAATCGCTGGAGTCCACCATAACCACACTGCATGCATGCCAATGGCGTCGGAGCAGGCTCCATCAGCTTTGACTGTAGCGGTCGGTCTAGATGGTCTCAGGGAGCATCACCGGCTGGGCCAACATCCTCTATCGGTCGCGACATGTGTCACACTAGGGCTAGCACAACAATGGTTGGTACTCGCCCCTTTGTGTCTGGAGGATCCCAAAATACCTCTGGATATTGTGCTTTTGTAG